Within the Candidatus Nealsonbacteria bacterium genome, the region TGGTTGATTGCTGGGAGCAAGCCAGCCATTCCGGAGAAATAAATGTGCCTTTGGAAAGAGGAGAAATTTCAGAAAAAGATATTTACGGTCAGTTGGGTGAAATTGTTGTCGGCAAAAAACCAGCCCGACAAAATCAGTCAGAAATCACTATTTTTGATTCTACCGGTTTGGCAATCCAGGATCTCTATACCAGCTATTTTGTCTATCAAAAAGCCCTTAAAACAAAAATCGGCAGAAAAATTAATCTTTGAATAAGAGTATAAGTTATTGACAACTGAATTTTTTTACCTAAACTAAAATCAGCTTAGTCCGGTTAACGCGGGCTTTTCTTAAATATTATGGATATAAAATCTTTTAAATCAGCCATTGCCCAGATTGCCGAAGAAAAAGGAATTTCAGTTGAAAAAGTTTGGCAAGGGGCTGAACGGGCTTTTGCCGCTGCCTATAAAAAGGACTATGGGAAAAAGGGTCAAAAAATTTCAGCCAAAATTTTACCCCAAACCAATGAGGTTGAATTTTGGCAGGAAAAACTGGTAGTTGATGAAGCAATGATTTATTCTGAAGAAGAATGGCAAAAATTGAAAACAAAAAAGGAAGAAATAAAAAATCAAGAAGAAGACATCGGGGCAATGGAGGGCAAGGTCAGGTTTAATCCGGAAAAACATATTATCCTAAAAGAAGCAAAAAAAATTGAGCCCAAAATTAAAAAGGGCGAAGTTCTTAAAATTCCCCTTAAAGCCGAAGAAGATTATGGTCGTATTGCCGCTCAAACCGCCAAACAAGTCATTTTGCAGGAAATTCGCCAAGCCGAAAGAGATGCTGTTTTAGATGAATATAAAACAAAAGAAGGGGAAATAATTTCCGGAATCGTTCAGAGAATTGAGGGAAAAAATATTTTTTTTGATTTGGGTAAAACATTAGGCCTTCTACCAAAAGAAGAACAGGTTCCCGGAGAGTTTTACCGGCCGGGCCAGCGGCTCAAAGTTTATATTTTAAAAGTTGAATCAACTCCAAAAGGACCGGTTGTTTTTTTATCAAGGACTTATCCAAAATTCGTTTCTAAACTCTTTGAATTAGAGGTGCCCGAGGCCGGCCAAGGAACAGTAATAATTAAATCCATTGCCAGAGAGCCCGGTTCTCGGACAAAAATCGCGGTTGCTGCTACCCAGGAAGGAATAGATCCAATTGGCAGTATGGTCGGACAGAGAGGGTCCAGGGTTAATGCCGTAATTAATGAATTGGGAGGAGAAAAAATTGATATTATTCAATGGTCCGAAGATCCGGAAAAATTCATTGCCAATTCTTTATCGCCGGCCAAGGTTTTAGAGGTCAAACAACTGCCCAAAAATAAAGCTCTTTGTTTGGTGCCGGAAAATCAATTATCTTTAGCCATTGGCAAAGAAGGTCAAAATGTCAGGTTAGCGGCTAAACTGACCGGTTGGAAAATAGATGTCAGAAGTCCAGAGAAAGTAGCAGAAGAAGAAAAAGGCAGTAAATAGCCGCTCGGCAACCTGCTTCAAAGGACCGCAGAATTTCCCACCGAGAAATGGGGCCCATCGGCGAAGCTGATGGGAGGGTGGTGGGCGGGTTGTAGTCTGCTTAGTCCTCGGCTTGCTCGTCCCGACTTCATCGGGACACCATGGCCGCAAGCCTCCGGATGTCCTTTTCAGCAGTTGCCTCGCTTAATTATTCGCATATTCGTACTAATTCGTAGGGTTATGTTATTCCTTCCCATTATTGTTTCTATTTTCAGTTTAATTTTTGCTGTTTTTTTAATTAGGCAAATTCAAAAAGCTCCTGACGGTTCCGGGAAAATGGTTCAGGTTTCGCAGGCAATTAGAGAAGGAGCAATTGCCTATTTAAAAAGACAATATTTAAACATTGGCTTTGCGGCTTTAATCATTTTTTTTATTCTTTGGATAATTTTTAGTTTTAAAATTGGTTTGGCTTTTTTATTAGGGGCGATAGCTTCTGGTTTATCTGGTTTTGTTGGAATGATTATTTCTACCAAAACCAATATTAAAGTGGCTGAGGCGGCAAAAAAAGGAATAAGCCCTTCGTTTTCTTTGGCTTTTCAGGGAAGCCTGGTTACTGGTTTTTTTGTAGCCGGATTAGGGCTTTTTTCTGTCTCCTTTCATTATCTTTTAAGTCCGGAATTAGACCATTTGATTGCTTTGGCTTTTGGCGGAAGTTTAATTTCCGCCTTTGCTGTTTTGGGTGGTGGAATTTATACTAAAGCAGCCGATATTGGAGCTGATTTGGTTGGAAAAATTGAAAAAGGAATTCCCGAAGACGACCCCAGAAATCCGGCTGTTATTGCCGACCAGGTTGGCGATAATGTTGGTGATTGCGCCGGAATAGCTGCTGATTTATTTGAGAGCTATGTTGTTACTTTGGTTGCTGCTTTAATTCTTGGCTCGCTAATTTTTCCTGGAAAGCCCGAGGCAATTTTTTTACCCTTGTTTTTGGCATCAATAGCGCTTTTGGCTTCAATTTTGGCAACCTTTTTTGTTAGGATTGGCAGAGATAAAAATATAATCTTTGCTTTCCTTAAAGGATTAATCGCTTCAATATGTCTAATAGCTGTTGGCGCTTATCCAATAATTAAAAATTTGGCAACTGCCCTTGGTCAGCCGGCTTTTTCTCTTTATCTCTCGGCCCTAATTGGTTTAATTGTTTCAATAGGAATTTTTTTGATTGCTAATTATTTTACTTCAAAAAAACACTCCCCGGTTTTATCAATTGTCCGGGCTTCAGAAACCGGCCATGCCACCAATATTATTGCCGGATTAACAGTTGGAATGAAATCAACCCTTCCTTTCATAATTTTAATTTGCCTTGGGGTTTTAATTAGTTCTTGGTTAGCCGGGGTCTATGGAACAGCTATTGCTGCTTTGGTTATGCTTTCTTTATCTGGAATGATTGTTGCCCTCAATGCCTATGGACCAATTGTTGATAATGCTTCAGGAATTGCTGAAATGTCTGGCCTTCCGACAGAAGTAAAAAAAATTACTGACTCTCTGGATGCGGTTGGCAATACTACCAAAGCAATAAGCAGATTCTATGCCATTGCCAGCGCCGGTTTAGCTGCTTTAGCTCTTTTTTATATCTATAATCAAAAAATAGGCGGTCAATTTCAATTTCTCTTAAACGACCCAAGGGTTTTAATTGGTCTTTTATTGGGCGGCCTTTTGCCTTATTTGGTTAGTTCTTTTGCTATGGCTGCGGTTGGCAAGACAGCTGTAAAAATGGTTGAAGAAGTCAGGAGGCAGTTTAGAGAGATTAAAGGAATAATGGAGGGTGAACAAAAACCAGAATATGGAAAATGCGTTGATATTGTCACAAAATCAGCAGTAAGAGAAATGATTTTGCCTTCTCTTTTACCGGTCGCTTTTCTAATTTTGATTACTTTTATTTTGGGTCCCAAGGCATTGGGCGGTCTTTTGATTGGTTCAGTCATCACCGGTCTTTTCTTAGCCACTTTCCTTATTACCAGCGGAACGGCCTGGGACAATGCCAAAAAATATATTGAAGAAGGAAATCTTGGAGGAAAGGGCTCTTTTGCTCATCAAGCAGCAGTAACCGGCGATACGGTCGGGGATCCTGCCAAGGATTGCGCCGGTCCGGCAATTAACCCGATGATTAAGGTCTTGAATGTTGTTGCTTTGCTTATTGTTAGTTTTTTAGTATAATTAAAATATGAATCTCATTCCTACGGTCATAGAGAAAACACAATATGGTGAAAGGGCTTACGATATTTATTCCCGGCTTTTAAAAGAAAGGATTGTTTTTCTTGGAGGTCCAATTGTTGACCCGATAGCTAATTCCATTATTGCCCAACTTCTTTTTTTAGCGTCCAAAGATCCGGAAAAAGAAATCCAACTTTATATAAATTCACCGGGCGGTGTTTTAACTTCGGCCTTAGCCATTTATGACACAATGCAATATGTTAAGTCCCCGAT harbors:
- the nusA gene encoding transcription termination factor NusA, translated to MDIKSFKSAIAQIAEEKGISVEKVWQGAERAFAAAYKKDYGKKGQKISAKILPQTNEVEFWQEKLVVDEAMIYSEEEWQKLKTKKEEIKNQEEDIGAMEGKVRFNPEKHIILKEAKKIEPKIKKGEVLKIPLKAEEDYGRIAAQTAKQVILQEIRQAERDAVLDEYKTKEGEIISGIVQRIEGKNIFFDLGKTLGLLPKEEQVPGEFYRPGQRLKVYILKVESTPKGPVVFLSRTYPKFVSKLFELEVPEAGQGTVIIKSIAREPGSRTKIAVAATQEGIDPIGSMVGQRGSRVNAVINELGGEKIDIIQWSEDPEKFIANSLSPAKVLEVKQLPKNKALCLVPENQLSLAIGKEGQNVRLAAKLTGWKIDVRSPEKVAEEEKGSK
- a CDS encoding sodium-translocating pyrophosphatase; translated protein: MLFLPIIVSIFSLIFAVFLIRQIQKAPDGSGKMVQVSQAIREGAIAYLKRQYLNIGFAALIIFFILWIIFSFKIGLAFLLGAIASGLSGFVGMIISTKTNIKVAEAAKKGISPSFSLAFQGSLVTGFFVAGLGLFSVSFHYLLSPELDHLIALAFGGSLISAFAVLGGGIYTKAADIGADLVGKIEKGIPEDDPRNPAVIADQVGDNVGDCAGIAADLFESYVVTLVAALILGSLIFPGKPEAIFLPLFLASIALLASILATFFVRIGRDKNIIFAFLKGLIASICLIAVGAYPIIKNLATALGQPAFSLYLSALIGLIVSIGIFLIANYFTSKKHSPVLSIVRASETGHATNIIAGLTVGMKSTLPFIILICLGVLISSWLAGVYGTAIAALVMLSLSGMIVALNAYGPIVDNASGIAEMSGLPTEVKKITDSLDAVGNTTKAISRFYAIASAGLAALALFYIYNQKIGGQFQFLLNDPRVLIGLLLGGLLPYLVSSFAMAAVGKTAVKMVEEVRRQFREIKGIMEGEQKPEYGKCVDIVTKSAVREMILPSLLPVAFLILITFILGPKALGGLLIGSVITGLFLATFLITSGTAWDNAKKYIEEGNLGGKGSFAHQAAVTGDTVGDPAKDCAGPAINPMIKVLNVVALLIVSFLV